The following is a genomic window from Desulfofarcimen acetoxidans DSM 771.
CAATAGCAGAACTGCATAAAACTTCTAATTGCTACAACCAATTGAATATGAATTCACTGGATGAAGTATTAACTTCTTCTGACGGTGATTCTGTGAGGCTGGGTAATTTGATACCTGATCCGAACAGTCCTGATCCTCTTGATGTGGTTGAGGAGCAGGATGGTCGTCGTATTCTGGCAGAAGCAGTGAATTCTTTAAATGAGAAAGATCGCTTAGTTATGGCCCTTTATTACCAGGAGAGATTAACTTTGAAAGAAATCGGACAGGTTTTGGAAGTATCAGAATCAAGAGTTTGTCAGCTTCATGCCCGTGCGATGTCCAGGTTAAGGCAGAAAATTAAGGAGATGCTTTAATGTGCAGGATTTACCCGGTTGGTTAACCCGTTTATTGGTAAATAACTTGTTTTGGATATCATGCGGGGTGCTTTTTTCAGTTGTTATTGCCTGTTTAGTATTTTTCTTTATAAAAAAGAGCTCTGCATTCAAAAAACGTCATTTCGCCAGAAAAATGGCCGAATTAACTTCTAATATACAACCTAATGCAGATTTTGAGATGTACTTAAAGAATATTGAGTCCCGGTTAGACACGCTTGTTTCTGTAAATCGTGAAATGCGTGATAAGATATCCTGGTTGGAAGGGCAAATCAGAGTTTTGCTCACGTGCAAGGAAACTGCGGAATCTCCTAAAAGCGTTGAAGATCTGATATATGAGGCTTGCGAAGGAGGTAAGCCTGTAATGGAGGTAGCCAGGGCATTTGGGAGAGATAAAGGAGAAATAGAGTTAATCTTAAATATTCGGAGGTTAAAAAATAACCGGGAGGAAGCATTATGATTAGAGGTATTTATAGCGGGGCGGCCGGGATGAATGTATTGCAGGAAAAAATGAATGTAATGGCAAATAACCTGGCTAATGTTAATACAAACGGTTTTAAAATGGATCAGGCTGTAGTTAAGAGTTTTAATGAGCAGTTAATTAATTTGATCGATACCGGTAAAGATATTCGTAAGCTTCGCCCTATCGGTAACTTTTGTCATGGTGTGACTGTTGACGAAATTAATACTTATTTTACTCAGGGTGTTTTTCAGCAGACAGGTCATGATACCGATTTGGCCTTAGACGGTGAAGGGTTTTTCAGGGTTAGCGGAGCGGAAGGCGATTATTATACCAGAGATGGGGCGTTTTCACTGGACAATGAAGGGTATCTTGTTACTTCACGTGGATACACGCTTATGGGACAGAACGGGCCGGTAATGACAGAACCCGGTAAAAATCTTAAAATAGGATCTGACGGTAAGATATATTTGGACGGCGTGGAGCAGGATACGCTGGATATTAAGAATTTTGATGATCTCCAGAAGTTGAAAAAAGAAGGGGATAATTTTTTCAGGGTTGAAAATGAGGCTGACGCGGGTGTGTATGATGCAACAAATTTTACCTTGAAGCAGGGTTTTTTAGAAAAGTCTAATGTTGAACTGGTGAATGAGATGACTGATATAATAGCCGTATCCCGCGCTTATGAAACAAGCCAGAAACTTATGCAGGTGCAGGATGAACTTTTGGGTAAAGCCGTAAACAATATCGGTACGATAAAATAGATTTTAAATAACTGCCAGAGGTGAGTACATATGATAAAAACCCTGGGGATCGGTGCGTCTGCTTTGAATGCCAATCAAACTTACATAGATTCAGCGGCTAACAACATAGCCAATGTTAATACAGATGAGTACAAAGCTGAAAGGACAAGATTTACTGATTTATTATATAATTATTATTATCGCGGTACTACTTATCCTGCTCCTACAGTTGATGAGAAAGCAACTGAGTCATCGGGAAACGGAGTTCGCATTGGTGAGGTGAAAAAGGTTTTTGAACCCGGAACAATAAAAGAAACCTCTAATTCTATGGATTTGGCCATAGACGGTGCCGGTTTCATAAAGGTAATTTCACCGGACGGGGAAGAACTTTTTTCCCGTGGAGGTGTATTGAAGGTAAATTCGGACGGGGTAATTGAGGATGCGGCCGGAAACATAATTGAGCCGGAAATACAGCTTCCGGAAGGGCTGCAAAATTTCAGCATATCACCCTCTGGACAGGTGACTGTAATTAACGGTGCGGGGATGAAAGAGGAAATTGCAAATATTTCTATTTATAACTTTATTAATCCGGCAGGTTTAATCGCGCAAGACAATAAACTCTATTTACAGACTGAGCAAAGCGGTGAAGCTGCTGAGGGGGCTCCCGGAACTGACGGTTATGGCTCTTTACGTCAGGGTTTTACTGAGATGTCTAACGTGGATTTAATTCAGGAAATGGTTAGGCTGATAGAGGCACAGCGGGCTTATGAAATTAATGCACGCTCAATCAAAACTGCCGATGACATGTGGGGTATGGCCAACAGTTTAAGCAGTAGATAATTGACTTTGTGTAGATGTTAAGGAGGGAAAAAGTTTCTGGCTAAGGATTATGAAGAATTGCAGGTTGGTATTGCTGAATATAAAATTACTGCCGGTCCAAATCGCTTGATTACTTTAGGACTCGGTTCATGCGTTGGGGTTTCGATGTATGATCCTGTTTTGAAACTGGGAGGGCTTCTACATATAATGCTTCCGGACAGCACTCAGTTTAAAGATGTGTCAAAACCTGCTAAATTCGCGGATTTAGGTATACCGCTTTTAATAAGTGATTTAAAACGCCGGGGTGGCAATGTATTAAGATTTCAGTCCAAGTTGGTTGGAGGGGCGCAAATGTTCAGTGGGATGGATAAGAAAATAATATTAAATATAGGTGAGCGTAACTATAAGGCGGCCAGGCAGATATTGAACGACTTAAGGATAAGAATATTAGCCGAAGAACTTGGGGGAAATCGCGGGCGAACCATGATATTCGATACTGCTAACGGTGATGTCTTTATCAGGACTTTGGGCGGTGTTAACAGGGTGATATAGATGGATTTCAATACTTTTAAAGATAAGATGTATAACAACTTTAGATTAGATTTGCACAGCTACAAAGAAAATCAGCTCAAAAGACGTATGGAAAGTCTTTTATCCAGAATGAATATGGGTACCGACTATGAAAAGTTTTATAAAGCTATAAGCACTGACAGGGAAATGTATATAAAGTTTTTGGACACATTGACTATCAATGTTACTGAGTTTTTTAGGGATACCAATATATTTAAGTCCCTGGAAACAAAGGTTTTGCCGGAACTGCTGCAGAAGAAAAAACAATTGAAAATATGGAGTGCTGCCTGTTCTAACGGTGCTGAACCGTATTCATTAGCGATACTGATGGATGAACTGGTGCCCGGTGTCAAATTCGAACTGGAAGCGACTGATATAGATGATAAAATTCTGAGTCAAGCTATGGCCGGTATTTATACCGCTGAGCAGGTGCGTAATATCAGTGCAAACAGATTAAATAAATATTTTCGTAAGCAGGCTAATAACTACTATGTCATTGAAAGTATAAAAAATAAAGTGAAATTCAAAAAACATGATTTATTGCTTGATAAGTACGGTTTTGGTTATAATTTGATCGTTTGCCGTAATGTCACTATATATTTTACCAGAGATGCGCAGAATTTAGTGAATGAGAAATTCTCCAAGGCTTTAAACCAGGGGGGGTATTTATTTATAGGTGGCAGTGAAATGATTTTTAACTACAAAAGTTATGGCTACGAAAAGTCTCTTCCCTGTTTCTATAAAAAAACATAAAATAACTTGGTATTTGAGAAGGGATGGAAATATGATTGATTTTCAAAACTATGGCCCGATTCAAATGGATGTTCTGTCTGAAATAGGGAATATTGGGATTGGCAATGCAGCTACTTCTCTTTCCAAGCTTGTAAATGATCGGATAGATATGACAGTGCCAAAGGCATGTTTTTTACCCTATGAGGAAATTATTGCTCTGGTTGGGGGACCTGAAGAAATTGTCGGCTGTATAGTCCTTCGCTTGGAAGGAGACGTGCCGGGAACAATTATATATATTTTCCACCAGGAGAGTATGTTTTCTTTAGTAGATATGTTGTTGGGTCTTGAACTGGGAACAACTAATGAATTGGATGAAATGGCTGAGTCCGTGGTCATGGAAATCGGCAATATATTAACCGGTTCCTTTATCAGTGCTATTAGTATGATGTCTCAGTTGCATATGGTGACCACCGTTCCTCTGTTTGCCTATGATATGCTGGCAGCCGTGTTGATGACAAGCTTAATTGACACGGGTTATATTGAGGATCAAGTTTTGTTGATAGAAACTAAATTGTCGCAGAAGGATAAGGAGATAAAAGGAAACTTTTTTTTATTCACTGATCCGGGAGCGCTGGAAAAAGTTTTTATGTCCCTGGGAATAAGCATGGAAATATAATAAGATATAAATAGGTGGGAGGGAAGAATCTTGACAAAACGGATTCTTATTGTAGATGATGCCGCTTTTATGCGGATGATGATAAAGAACATTGTTGTTAAACACGGTTATGAGGTAGTAGGGGAAGCTGAGAACGGCTTACAGGCGATTCAACTGTATAAAGAGGTTTCGCCTGATCTTGTGACAATGGACATCACTATGCCGGAAATGGACGGCATACAAGGGGTTAAAGAAATTCGCAAAATAGATCCAAATGCCAATATAATTGTTTGCAGTGCCATGGGGCAACAGGCCATGGTTTTAGAAGCCATTCAATCCGGTGCAAAAGACTTTGTAGTCAAACCTTTCCAACAAGACCGAATTATTCAGGCTATTGAACGAGTACTTGGTAGGTAACGGTAATTATGACTTAGGAAAGGCGGGCATAATTTGTCTGATGTTTTATCACAAAAGGAGATTGACAGGTTATTAGATGGTCTGAAATCCGGAATAATAAAAGCGGAAGATCTAAAAGAAGCAGAAATACAGGAACTGCGGATGAGATATAAGAGCTATGATTTCAGACGTCCAAATAAGTTTTCCGAAAATCAGTTAAGAACTCTTCAGATGCTGCATGAGGGATATGGCCGCCTGTTGTCGAGCTATTTAACAGGTTATTTAAGAGCCAGCATAGTAGTACGTGTAATTTCGGTGGATCAATTTACCTTTGATGACTTTGTCGGCTCGGTGCCCAGCCCTACTCTTTTGACAGTTTTTTCATTACCGCCGCTTACGGGTCCGGCAGTTTTAGAGACAAATCCGCAATTCCTTTTTCCCATTATTGATTTGTTGTTTGGCGGAACCGGGAAAATGTCAGACCGGGTACGTGAGTTAACTGATATTGAACTGTCAGTAATAAAAAAACTGATTCCTAAATTGCTGGAACAGCTTGTTCTCGCATGGCAAGATCTTTATGAAGTAACTGCCGAGCTGCAAAGTATAGAAACTAATCCTCGTTTGATGCAGGTAATGAACCCGGGTGAGATAATAGCCTTGTTAACTTTTAGCACGGTTATCGGCGGTACATCCAGGGGCTTGATTAATCTTTGCTTGCCTTATTTAATGCTGGAACCTGTTTTGTCTAAATTGTCCATACATTACCGCAATACCAGGAAGGATATGGCTAAAGAGGATGACCTGCGTCGGCTGGAATACTGGATGGGACAGGCTGAATTAACACTAACCGCTGTTGCCGGAGAAACTAAAATATCCGTGCGGGATTTCTTACAACTTCAGGAAGGTGATGTGTTGACACTGGACAGGCGCATTGACGAGGATGTAGACCTTTTTTTAGAGGAAAAATTAAAATACAAGGTGCAGCCCGGTACAATGGGGCGTTTTATGGCAGTTCAAATTACCTCCTTGACTGAAGGAGGAGTGGCTATTGAGCAATAATGGAGGCAAACTGTTAAGTCAGGAAGAAATAGATGCGCTTCTAAGCAGTTCCGGTCAGACTGAACCTGTCATTGTTGAAGAACAGGTGCTAAGATCCGATGAAATAGATGCCCTTGGTGAAGTATCTAATATTTCTATGGGCACATCTTCAACAACACTTTCTTCCTTGTTAAACCAGCAGGTGCAAATATCCGGTGCCAGTATAAGTATTATGTCTGAAGAGGAGTTTATGTCTTCTTACAGAGCTTCTTATATGGCCGTTAGAGTTCAGTTTGTCAAAGGCCTGAGCGGCTTTAACCTCTGGCTTGTGAAATTGCACGATGCCTTGGTAATGGCTAATTTGATGATGGGAGTAGAAGGAACTCCCGTGACTGGTGAAATAAACGAGCTGGAAATCAGTGCCGCATCAGAAGCAATGAACCAGATGATTTCTACGTCGGTAACCGGTTTGGCAGGCATGTTCAACCGAACGATTGATATTTCCCCGCCTCAAACAAGGATTATTAATGAAGGGGATACTCTGGAAGAATTGGTTGTTGAAGGGCCTTTTGTAGTATTGTTTTTTAAAATGACAGTGGGCGATATGTTAGACACGGAGATTATACAGATAATATCAGTGGAAACCGCCAAGGAAGCAGTATCGTCATTGATGAACGCAATGGATGTTTCTGCCGGTGTCTCTTTGGAGAATATTCTCGAATCGCAGGAGAAGGACGCTTTAGGTGAGGTTGGTAATATATCTACCGGATCTGCTTCAACGACCCTTTCAGCACTGTTAAATCAACGAGTGCAAATTACCAGTCCACGTATTTCTATACTTACTGAGACGGAGCTTTTGTCGTCTTTTGAGCTTCCGTTTATGACGGTTAAGGTTCAGTACACAGAGGGAATTATTGGATTTAATCTTTGGGTTGTGACATTGCGTGACGCTTTGATCATAGCTGACTTAATGATGGGTGGGGAAGGTATCCCGGCTTCAAATGAGATAACCGAACTGGAAATCAGTGCTGCGTCAGAAGCGATGAACCAGATGATCGGAACCGCTGCAACCAGTTTGGCTGCCATCTTCAACCGGATCATAAATATTTCTCCTCCCGAAACCCATATTATAAGAGCAAGAGAAAATCTGGGAGAAATTATTGACACACATCCTTTAGTGGTTATTTCTTTTCGCATGATTGTCGGTGATGTTATGGATACTGAGATTATGCAGATTATGTCGGTAGAAACCGCCAAGTATGAGGTAGGATTGCTGTTGAGCGGTTTGGAGCCTGCCGCACCTGAAATGGCTGTTAGAGTTGAAGAACCCGTACCGTCTACTGAACCGGTTACTAATAAGCCGCCTGAAAATTTGTCGCCAATGGCTGCCGGCGGGCAAAATCAGACCGGTTATCAGTCCGTGCCGGAAGAACGTGTTTCTCAAACGCCGGCTGATGTCAATTGGGATAAGATCAATCTTATACTTGATGTTCCTCTAAATGTTACTGTGGTGCTCGGTAAAACAAAGAAACCGATTAAGGATGTGCTCGGTCTTACTCCCGGTTCCGTGGTGGAATTGGGCGCGCTGGTGGAAGAACCGGTTGAGGTTTTAGTTAACGGTACTCTGGTAGCCAGAGGGGAAGTTGTCGTTGTTAATGAGAATTTTGGCGTGCGGATAACCAATGTGATAACTCCGCAGGAAAGAATACAATACCTTATAGGACATTAAAGGCACCTACATGGACAAGTAAGGTGCCTTTAATGATTACAATTTATTTATTACCAATCCTGTGATCAGCTTGGGATAAAAAAAGGTGGATTTCTGGGGCATCTTTTCACCGTTGGAAGCTACTGCCGTTACTTCTTCAACTCTGGTGGGATTCATGAAAAAGGCCAGCTGGTATTCTCCTTTGTCTACTTTTTCCAGTGCTCCTGCCTCTTCTCTGGTATAGGTGAGATTTGCTTCATTGGCCCTCTGTTCTCCTCCTATACCCAGATAATTTTCCATAATCAGGGAGTGTAGGACTGAAACATCCAATCCCCGCCAGTCGGAAGACTTGTCGCCGGGCATATAATCGGACAGATTAGTGGTTTCTTTTAAAATAATGATATACAGGCTCTGGCCTGTGTATAAGCCAAAAGCATGTTTGTGTTGGGACTGATCCATTTCCCCCAGTTGAGCCATACGCTCTAAGAACTGAGAAAAATTGCTTTTATCCTGGTTTAAACAGAATTCCTCCAGGTCAAAGTTTTGCGTAATTTTCTTTAAAAAGTTTTCCAGGTCAAAAGAGTCTATATTTTTTACCAGACGATGGGTGGGAAATACCACCAATCCCGGATCGTAAAGGTTAACCAGTGTCATCATAATATAGTTGTAGGGGGCTGCCGGGTATTCATCGTTTATAGGTTCCTGCAGTTTATTGTCAGGTGTGCCGGAAATTGATTCATCCTCATTTCTTCGCTCGTTGCGGTAGTTTAAGGATGTTTCATAACGGTGGTGACCGTCAGCAATGAATATACGCTGCTCGCTCATGGCTTCCTGCACTTTTTGTACTGTGTCTGTGTCTGAAATTACCCACAGGCGATGCATTAGTCCTGACTCGTCAGTGAAATCTACATCTGCCGGCCTGTTTTTGGCTGTTTTTAACAGGCTGTCGACTTTCATGCTGCTGTCGGCGAAAAGACCAAAGATGGGGCTGAAATTAGCCCGGCAGGCGTGCATGAGAGCCAGACGGTCTGCTTTGTGCTTTGGCAGTGTTTCTTCATGGGGAAGTACTACTCCGTTTGCATATGGTTCTATCTTTACGCCGGCGATAAAGCCTGTTCGCACTTTCTTTTCACCTGCTGCGGTAAATTCCTGTTCGTAAAGGTACAGCGACGGTTTCTCTTCAGGCACGAGTATTTTTTCTTGAAGCCATTCTGTAAAATCTTTGGCCGCTCTGGTATAACGGTTATTGAAGTTGTTGTCTTGTGGGTATTTTTTCCCATATTCCAGGCGAATGACGTTGTAGGGGTTGATCCTGTAGTAGCTGTCCTGTGCCTTTTCATCGATGACATCATAAGGCGGTGTTACCAGTGAGTTCATACTGCCTGCCAGGCTTTGATTATAGCGTAATCCTTTAATGGGGATTATGGTGGCCAATAAGGTATCCTCCTTTAATTCTATCTATTTATTGTGCTAGGAAAATTCTATTATATAATGAGGGGAATTACAACTTTGTTTGCAAATAATCAGGGATAGGATTGTAGAAATTTAGCCTGAAGCTATCTGCAAAAATTCAGGAGCCCTCAATATTTGTATTCCTTTATACTCA
Proteins encoded in this region:
- the flgF gene encoding flagellar basal-body rod protein FlgF — translated: MIRGIYSGAAGMNVLQEKMNVMANNLANVNTNGFKMDQAVVKSFNEQLINLIDTGKDIRKLRPIGNFCHGVTVDEINTYFTQGVFQQTGHDTDLALDGEGFFRVSGAEGDYYTRDGAFSLDNEGYLVTSRGYTLMGQNGPVMTEPGKNLKIGSDGKIYLDGVEQDTLDIKNFDDLQKLKKEGDNFFRVENEADAGVYDATNFTLKQGFLEKSNVELVNEMTDIIAVSRAYETSQKLMQVQDELLGKAVNNIGTIK
- a CDS encoding flagellar hook-basal body protein, with the translated sequence MIKTLGIGASALNANQTYIDSAANNIANVNTDEYKAERTRFTDLLYNYYYRGTTYPAPTVDEKATESSGNGVRIGEVKKVFEPGTIKETSNSMDLAIDGAGFIKVISPDGEELFSRGGVLKVNSDGVIEDAAGNIIEPEIQLPEGLQNFSISPSGQVTVINGAGMKEEIANISIYNFINPAGLIAQDNKLYLQTEQSGEAAEGAPGTDGYGSLRQGFTEMSNVDLIQEMVRLIEAQRAYEINARSIKTADDMWGMANSLSSR
- a CDS encoding chemotaxis protein CheD; the encoded protein is MQVGIAEYKITAGPNRLITLGLGSCVGVSMYDPVLKLGGLLHIMLPDSTQFKDVSKPAKFADLGIPLLISDLKRRGGNVLRFQSKLVGGAQMFSGMDKKIILNIGERNYKAARQILNDLRIRILAEELGGNRGRTMIFDTANGDVFIRTLGGVNRVI
- a CDS encoding CheR family methyltransferase; translation: MDFNTFKDKMYNNFRLDLHSYKENQLKRRMESLLSRMNMGTDYEKFYKAISTDREMYIKFLDTLTINVTEFFRDTNIFKSLETKVLPELLQKKKQLKIWSAACSNGAEPYSLAILMDELVPGVKFELEATDIDDKILSQAMAGIYTAEQVRNISANRLNKYFRKQANNYYVIESIKNKVKFKKHDLLLDKYGFGYNLIVCRNVTIYFTRDAQNLVNEKFSKALNQGGYLFIGGSEMIFNYKSYGYEKSLPCFYKKT
- a CDS encoding chemotaxis protein CheC, with product MIDFQNYGPIQMDVLSEIGNIGIGNAATSLSKLVNDRIDMTVPKACFLPYEEIIALVGGPEEIVGCIVLRLEGDVPGTIIYIFHQESMFSLVDMLLGLELGTTNELDEMAESVVMEIGNILTGSFISAISMMSQLHMVTTVPLFAYDMLAAVLMTSLIDTGYIEDQVLLIETKLSQKDKEIKGNFFLFTDPGALEKVFMSLGISMEI
- a CDS encoding response regulator gives rise to the protein MTKRILIVDDAAFMRMMIKNIVVKHGYEVVGEAENGLQAIQLYKEVSPDLVTMDITMPEMDGIQGVKEIRKIDPNANIIVCSAMGQQAMVLEAIQSGAKDFVVKPFQQDRIIQAIERVLGR
- the fliM gene encoding flagellar motor switch protein FliM — translated: MSDVLSQKEIDRLLDGLKSGIIKAEDLKEAEIQELRMRYKSYDFRRPNKFSENQLRTLQMLHEGYGRLLSSYLTGYLRASIVVRVISVDQFTFDDFVGSVPSPTLLTVFSLPPLTGPAVLETNPQFLFPIIDLLFGGTGKMSDRVRELTDIELSVIKKLIPKLLEQLVLAWQDLYEVTAELQSIETNPRLMQVMNPGEIIALLTFSTVIGGTSRGLINLCLPYLMLEPVLSKLSIHYRNTRKDMAKEDDLRRLEYWMGQAELTLTAVAGETKISVRDFLQLQEGDVLTLDRRIDEDVDLFLEEKLKYKVQPGTMGRFMAVQITSLTEGGVAIEQ
- a CDS encoding flagellar motor switch protein translates to MSNNGGKLLSQEEIDALLSSSGQTEPVIVEEQVLRSDEIDALGEVSNISMGTSSTTLSSLLNQQVQISGASISIMSEEEFMSSYRASYMAVRVQFVKGLSGFNLWLVKLHDALVMANLMMGVEGTPVTGEINELEISAASEAMNQMISTSVTGLAGMFNRTIDISPPQTRIINEGDTLEELVVEGPFVVLFFKMTVGDMLDTEIIQIISVETAKEAVSSLMNAMDVSAGVSLENILESQEKDALGEVGNISTGSASTTLSALLNQRVQITSPRISILTETELLSSFELPFMTVKVQYTEGIIGFNLWVVTLRDALIIADLMMGGEGIPASNEITELEISAASEAMNQMIGTAATSLAAIFNRIINISPPETHIIRARENLGEIIDTHPLVVISFRMIVGDVMDTEIMQIMSVETAKYEVGLLLSGLEPAAPEMAVRVEEPVPSTEPVTNKPPENLSPMAAGGQNQTGYQSVPEERVSQTPADVNWDKINLILDVPLNVTVVLGKTKKPIKDVLGLTPGSVVELGALVEEPVEVLVNGTLVARGEVVVVNENFGVRITNVITPQERIQYLIGH
- a CDS encoding DUF1015 domain-containing protein, whose translation is MATIIPIKGLRYNQSLAGSMNSLVTPPYDVIDEKAQDSYYRINPYNVIRLEYGKKYPQDNNFNNRYTRAAKDFTEWLQEKILVPEEKPSLYLYEQEFTAAGEKKVRTGFIAGVKIEPYANGVVLPHEETLPKHKADRLALMHACRANFSPIFGLFADSSMKVDSLLKTAKNRPADVDFTDESGLMHRLWVISDTDTVQKVQEAMSEQRIFIADGHHRYETSLNYRNERRNEDESISGTPDNKLQEPINDEYPAAPYNYIMMTLVNLYDPGLVVFPTHRLVKNIDSFDLENFLKKITQNFDLEEFCLNQDKSNFSQFLERMAQLGEMDQSQHKHAFGLYTGQSLYIIILKETTNLSDYMPGDKSSDWRGLDVSVLHSLIMENYLGIGGEQRANEANLTYTREEAGALEKVDKGEYQLAFFMNPTRVEEVTAVASNGEKMPQKSTFFYPKLITGLVINKL